The following are from one region of the Littorina saxatilis isolate snail1 linkage group LG4, US_GU_Lsax_2.0, whole genome shotgun sequence genome:
- the LOC138964979 gene encoding uncharacterized protein, with amino-acid sequence MAEEGATPTNKPKELETLSKTSLVQLARGLGKEPDSLTFPMLLNLPTTTIINLIYDNNENGLIGDESCTAQIAVIEKCILLWRQYTAEVKNKERIKTLEKALREMGKNELADAIMERSQNHQEISADMFA; translated from the exons ATGGCAGAAGAAG GagcaacaccaacaaacaagccCAAGGAGCTGGAAACTCTATCTAAAACCAGCCTGGTACAGCTGGCACGAGGTCTGGGCAAGGAACCCGATAGCCTCACCTTCCCCATGTTGCTCaacctccccaccaccaccatcatcaaccTCATCTACGACAACAACGAGAACGGACTGATCGGCGACGAGTCATGCACTGCTCAGATCGCCGTGATTGAGAAATGCATCCTGCTGTGGAGGCAATACACTGCCGAGGTgaagaacaaagaaagaatCAAGACATTGGAGAAGGCACTCCGAGAAATGGGCAAGAACGAGCTGGCAGACGCTATAATGGAGAGGTCCCAGAATCACCAAGAGATTTCAGCGGACATGTTTGCTTAA
- the LOC138964978 gene encoding uncharacterized protein isoform X1 translates to MDGSGDTSERLDDSYLNGGSAYVVEAENDDTLGADGDDEKSDSPLREQDRFLPIANVARIMKKSIPQSGKIAKDAKECVQECVSEFISFITSEASERCHQEKRKTINGEDILFAMSTLGFDNYVEPLKLHLQKYRELNILQSAKGEKTSDSETMHELPDDLAQSLSTGQIMATDQNGQQNVIFSFQSGQFPNIN, encoded by the exons ATGGACGGAAGTGGCGACACATCTGAAAGGCTCGATGATTCTTATCTCAATGGCGGTAGTGCGTATGTTGTAGAAG CAGAAAACGATGACACCCTTGGGGCTGATGGAGACGACGAAAAAAGTGATTCACCTCTCAGAGAACAG GATCGTTTCTTACCTATTGCAAACGTCGCCAGGATCATGAAGAAATCGATACCACAATCTGGAAAG ATCGCTAAGGATGCCAAAGAGTGTGTGCAAGAATGTGTATCCGAGTTCATCAGCTTCATCACGAGCGA AGCGAGTGAGCGCTGCCATCAGGAGAAAAGGAAGACAATCAATGGAGAAGACATTCTGTTCGCCATGTCCACTCTGGGTTTTGACAACTATGTCGAGCCTCTCAAGCTCCACCTGCAAAAATACAGAGAG TTGAACATCTTGCAGAGTGCCAAGGGAGAGAAGACATCAGACTCGGAAACAATGCATGAGTTGCCGGATGATTTGG CACAATCATTGAGTACAGGACAGATCATGGCCACTGATCAGAATGGACAACAGAATGTCATCTTCTCTTTCCAATCTGGACAG TTCCCTAATATAAACTGA
- the LOC138964978 gene encoding uncharacterized protein isoform X2: protein MDGSGDTSERLDDSYLNGGSAYVVEENDDTLGADGDDEKSDSPLREQDRFLPIANVARIMKKSIPQSGKIAKDAKECVQECVSEFISFITSEASERCHQEKRKTINGEDILFAMSTLGFDNYVEPLKLHLQKYRELNILQSAKGEKTSDSETMHELPDDLAQSLSTGQIMATDQNGQQNVIFSFQSGQFPNIN, encoded by the exons ATGGACGGAAGTGGCGACACATCTGAAAGGCTCGATGATTCTTATCTCAATGGCGGTAGTGCGTATGTTGTAGAAG AAAACGATGACACCCTTGGGGCTGATGGAGACGACGAAAAAAGTGATTCACCTCTCAGAGAACAG GATCGTTTCTTACCTATTGCAAACGTCGCCAGGATCATGAAGAAATCGATACCACAATCTGGAAAG ATCGCTAAGGATGCCAAAGAGTGTGTGCAAGAATGTGTATCCGAGTTCATCAGCTTCATCACGAGCGA AGCGAGTGAGCGCTGCCATCAGGAGAAAAGGAAGACAATCAATGGAGAAGACATTCTGTTCGCCATGTCCACTCTGGGTTTTGACAACTATGTCGAGCCTCTCAAGCTCCACCTGCAAAAATACAGAGAG TTGAACATCTTGCAGAGTGCCAAGGGAGAGAAGACATCAGACTCGGAAACAATGCATGAGTTGCCGGATGATTTGG CACAATCATTGAGTACAGGACAGATCATGGCCACTGATCAGAATGGACAACAGAATGTCATCTTCTCTTTCCAATCTGGACAG TTCCCTAATATAAACTGA
- the LOC138964978 gene encoding uncharacterized protein isoform X3: protein MDGSGDTSERLDDSYLNGGSAYVVEAENDDTLGADGDDEKSDSPLREQDRFLPIANVARIMKKSIPQSGKIAKDAKECVQECVSEFISFITSEASERCHQEKRKTINGEDILFAMSTLGFDNYVEPLKLHLQKYRESAKGEKTSDSETMHELPDDLAQSLSTGQIMATDQNGQQNVIFSFQSGQFPNIN, encoded by the exons ATGGACGGAAGTGGCGACACATCTGAAAGGCTCGATGATTCTTATCTCAATGGCGGTAGTGCGTATGTTGTAGAAG CAGAAAACGATGACACCCTTGGGGCTGATGGAGACGACGAAAAAAGTGATTCACCTCTCAGAGAACAG GATCGTTTCTTACCTATTGCAAACGTCGCCAGGATCATGAAGAAATCGATACCACAATCTGGAAAG ATCGCTAAGGATGCCAAAGAGTGTGTGCAAGAATGTGTATCCGAGTTCATCAGCTTCATCACGAGCGA AGCGAGTGAGCGCTGCCATCAGGAGAAAAGGAAGACAATCAATGGAGAAGACATTCTGTTCGCCATGTCCACTCTGGGTTTTGACAACTATGTCGAGCCTCTCAAGCTCCACCTGCAAAAATACAGAGAG AGTGCCAAGGGAGAGAAGACATCAGACTCGGAAACAATGCATGAGTTGCCGGATGATTTGG CACAATCATTGAGTACAGGACAGATCATGGCCACTGATCAGAATGGACAACAGAATGTCATCTTCTCTTTCCAATCTGGACAG TTCCCTAATATAAACTGA
- the LOC138964978 gene encoding uncharacterized protein isoform X4, whose amino-acid sequence MDGSGDTSERLDDSYLNGGSAYVVEENDDTLGADGDDEKSDSPLREQDRFLPIANVARIMKKSIPQSGKIAKDAKECVQECVSEFISFITSEASERCHQEKRKTINGEDILFAMSTLGFDNYVEPLKLHLQKYRESAKGEKTSDSETMHELPDDLAQSLSTGQIMATDQNGQQNVIFSFQSGQFPNIN is encoded by the exons ATGGACGGAAGTGGCGACACATCTGAAAGGCTCGATGATTCTTATCTCAATGGCGGTAGTGCGTATGTTGTAGAAG AAAACGATGACACCCTTGGGGCTGATGGAGACGACGAAAAAAGTGATTCACCTCTCAGAGAACAG GATCGTTTCTTACCTATTGCAAACGTCGCCAGGATCATGAAGAAATCGATACCACAATCTGGAAAG ATCGCTAAGGATGCCAAAGAGTGTGTGCAAGAATGTGTATCCGAGTTCATCAGCTTCATCACGAGCGA AGCGAGTGAGCGCTGCCATCAGGAGAAAAGGAAGACAATCAATGGAGAAGACATTCTGTTCGCCATGTCCACTCTGGGTTTTGACAACTATGTCGAGCCTCTCAAGCTCCACCTGCAAAAATACAGAGAG AGTGCCAAGGGAGAGAAGACATCAGACTCGGAAACAATGCATGAGTTGCCGGATGATTTGG CACAATCATTGAGTACAGGACAGATCATGGCCACTGATCAGAATGGACAACAGAATGTCATCTTCTCTTTCCAATCTGGACAG TTCCCTAATATAAACTGA
- the LOC138964980 gene encoding ubiquitin-like protein 4A yields MHVSVKVLNGQESSFAVSPSSQVSEVKELVHTLMSIPVSEQKLLYRGKALSDDKLLKDYEIQDGARLTLVVRKSSRDTPSPVTGNHQAPAPLPPVWQKMLVFLKRHFRERDADLVLAEFRKSFERGLSQLSLDDIDRFAANKMRHQ; encoded by the exons ATGCATGTTTCGGTCAAGGTTCTGAATGGACAAGAAAGTTCTTTTGCA GTATCCCCAAGCAGTCAGGTGAGTGAGGTGAAAGAACTGGTTCACACTCTCATGTCCATACCTGTCAGTGAGCAGAAGTTGCTGTACCGTGGAAAGGCTCTGTCAG ATGACAAGCTTTTAAAAGACTATGAAATTCAAGATGGAGCAAGACTGACCCTGGTGGTGAGGAAATCATCCAGAGACACTCCTTCACCTGTCACTGGCAATCACCAGGCCCCCGCTCCCCTCCCCCCTGTGTGGCAGAAAATGCTGGTGTTCCTCAAGAGACACTTTAGGGAACGAGATGCTGATCTTGTGCTGGCTGAATTTAGGAAG AGCTTTGAGAGGGGATTGTCACAACTTAGCTTGGATGACATCGACAGATTCGCAGCCAACAAAATGAGACATCAATGA